The Rhodococcus sp. ABRD24 genome contains the following window.
TCGCCAATGGCGACATCGACCTGACCGCCATCATCAGCGGCCTGATGAACAGCTCTGCGCAGCAGGAAACCCCCCAGTAACCCTCGACTCCTGAGGTATTGCGGCGGTGGGGAACGGCATCATTCCCCACCGCCGCAATACGTCTTCCTGGAGATGATGCCGGTCGATCACCTCGGCCGCGTCGGCATCAGCCGACGGCGGCAGCAGCCTTCTTGACCCGCTTACGCGGGGTAGCGGCCTTCCGGGCAGGAGCCGCCCCTACGGCGGCACCGTTCCCGCCCGCACTCGGGGCGACGAGAACCTCCTTGAGGAAGCGGCCGGTGTAGCTCTCGGCCACTGCTGCAATCTCTTCCGGCGTCCCCTCTGCAACCACGGTGCCGCCGCCCGAGCCGCCCTCGGGTCCCATGTCGACGATCCAGTCGGACGTCTTGATCACGTCCAGGTTGTGCTCGATCACGATCACCGAGTTGCCCTTGTCGACCAGACCGTTGACCACCTTGAGGAGTTTACGAATATCCTCGAAATGCAAACCGGTGGTCGGCTCGTCCAACACGTACACAGTGCGTCCCGTCGACCGCTTCTGCAGTTCGGCCGCGAGCTTGACTCGTTGCGCCTCGCCGCCGGAGAGCGTGGGTGCGGGCTGACCCAGTCGAACGTAGCCGAGACCAACCTCCACCAGTGTCTTCAGGTATCGGTGAATGGAGGTGACCGGCTCGAAGAAATCGGCGGCCTCCTCGATCGGCATGTCCAGGACTTCTGCGATCGTCTTGCCCTTGTAGTGGACCTCGAGCGTCTCGCGGTTGTACCGAGCCCCATGGCACACCTCGCACGGAACGTAGACGTCCGGCAGGAAATTCATCTCGATCTTCAGTGTGCCGTCACCCGAGCACGCCTCGCACCGGCCACCCTTGACGTTGAACGAGAACCGTCCCGGCTGGTACCCCCGAACCTTGGCCTCGGTCGTGGCCGCGAACAGGGTGCGAATTTTGTCGAAGACGCCGGTATAGGTGGCGGCATTGGATCGCGGTGTCCGCCCGATCGGCGACTGGTCGACCTGCACGAGCTTGTCGAGCTGGTCGAGGCCGTTGATCCGGGTGTGTCTGCCAGGAACCTGGCGGGCGCCATTGAGCTTGTTCGCCATGACAGTCGCGAGGATGTCGTTGACCAGTGTCGACTTGCCCGACCCCGACACCCCGGTGACCGAGGTGAGGACCCCGAGCGGGAAGCTGACATCGATGCCCTTGAGGTTGTTCTCGCGGGCGCCGACAACGGTGACCTGACGCTTCCGGTCGACCGCTCGGCGCACCGCTGGAACGTCGATGGTGCTGCGACCGGAAAGATATGCGCCGGTGAGGGATTCCTTGTTGGTCAGCAAATCCTTGTAGGTGCCGCTGTGCACCACCCGACCGCCGTGCTCGCCGGCCAGCGGCCCGATGTCGACAACCCAGTCCGAGGTCCGGATGGTGTCCTCGTCGTGCTCGACGACGATCAGCGTATTGCCGAGATCACGTAGGCGAGTGAGGGTTTCGATGAGTCGCCGGTTGTCGCGCTGGTGCAGGCCGATGGACGGCTCGTCCAGCACGTAGAGTACGCCGACGAGCCCGGAACCAATCTGAGTGGCGAGCCGAATACGCTGGGCCTCGCCGCCGGACAGGGTGCCCGCCGCACGGGCGAGCGAAAGGTACTCGAGCCCGACGTCGAGCAGGAACCCGAGCCGCGCCTGAACCTCCTTGAGTACCTGACCTGCGATCGCCTCTTCACGGGAACCGAGTGTGAGACTGTTGAGGAACGCGGCGCAGTCCGCGATCGACAGCTCACAGACCTGCGCGATCGACTTCTTGCCGTAGACCTCCGACGCAATAGTGACGGACAGGATCTCCGGCCGCAGTCGTGCGCCGTTGCAGGCAGGGCAGGGGATGTCCCGCATGTAGCCGTCGTAGCGTTCCTTCATCTGCTCTGACTCGGTCTGCTCGAGCCGCCGGTGCAGGAACGGCATGACCCCCTCGAACTCGGCGTAGTACGAACGCGTCCGGCCGTAGCGGTTCTTGTACTTGACGTGAACCTGCTCGGTGCTGCCCTCGAGGATCGCCTTGCGAGCCTTTGCCGGCAGCTTGCTCCATGGCGTGGTCATATCGAAGCCCATGATGTCGCCGAGGCCGGACAGCAACCTGCCGAAGTACTCGGAACTCTGACCCATCGACCACGGCGCGATCGCCCCGTCCTCGAGACTCAGATCCGGATCCGGCACCACGAGGTCCGGATCGACTTCCTTGCGGATGCCGAGGCCAGTGCACTCCGGGCACGCGCCGTACGGCGAGTTGAACGAGAATGAGCGCGGCTCGAGATCGTCGATCGACAGCGGGTGGCTGTTGGGACACGCGAGTTTCTCGGAAAAGCGCCGCTCACGGTCCGGCGCGTTCTCCTCGCGGTCAACGAAGTCCAGGACGACGATGCCCTCAGCGAGGCGCAGAGCGGTCTCGACGGAGTCCGTCAGTCTCTGCTTGGAACTCGCCTTGACTGTGAGGCGGTCGACGACAACCTCGATGTCGTGCTTTTCCTGTTTCTTGAGCTTCGGCGGATTCGTGAGCTGATGTACGACGCCGTCGACCCGCACACGTGAGTAACCCTGGGTGTTGAGCTGCTCGAACAAGTCCACGAACTCGCCCTTGCGGGTCCGGACAACCGGGGCGAGCACCTGGAAGCGGGTGCCATCCTCCATCGCGAGAACCTGATCGACGATTTGCTGCGGCGTCTGCCGCGCGATCTGCTCACCACACACAGGACAGTGTGCGGAACCTGCGCGCGCATACAGCAGGCGCAGGTAGTCGTAGACCTCCGTGATGGTGCCGACGGTGGACCGCGGGTTGCGGTTGGTGGACTTCTGGTCGATCGAGACTGCAGGTGAGAGCCCCTCGATGAAATCGACATCCGGCTTGTCCATCTGCCCGAGGAACTGGCGCGCGTACGCGGACAGCGACTCGACGTAGCGGCGCTGCCCCTCCGCGAAGATGGTGTCGAATGCGAGACTGGACTTACCGGACCCGGACAGTCCGGTGAACACGATGAGGCTGTCCCGGGGCAGATCGAGATTGATCCCTCGCAGATTGTGCTCCCGCGCACCTTGCACGATCAGGCGATCCGCCACACGTAATTCCCTTCTCGACTTCGGTCGGCCCGTGAACACTCGTCCGGGCGCAGCCCATGGTAGGCGCGGACACCGACAAGTTCGCCGACCAGCGGGTTTCCCAACGATCTACGTCGACACACGGCAACGCCCCGATTCGACGGTAGCCTCCCGATCATGGAGCAGCAGCACATCACCATCGACGACAACTACACCGGCGATCTCTCGGGCACTGCGGGCGCACAGCGCCGCACGGTGCCCGGTGCGACGATCATCAAGATGTCGGTCGGACCGATGGACAACAACACCTACCTCCTCACATGCGCCGCAACCGGAAGTTCGCTGCTCATCGATGCCGCAAACGATGCGCCCCGCATCCTGCAGCTGATCGGCGAGCAGACATCGCGGCTCGAGCTCCTCGTCACGACCCACCAGCACCACGACCACTGGTTCGCACTCGCCGAGGTGGCCGACGAAACCGGCGTGCCGACCGCGGCGCACCCGCTCGACTCGGAGGTTCTGTCCGTGACCCCGGCGCGTCACCTCACCGACGGCGACACCGTCACGGTGGGCGATCTCACGCTCGAGGTCATCCACCTCGACGGGCACACGCCCGGAGGGATCACCTTGGCACTGACCGAGAAGACCGAGCACGGCCGGGTCCACCTGTTCACCGGAGACTCGCTGTTCCCGGGCGGCGTCGGCAAGACACCCGACGCCGAGCGTTTCACGTCGCTCATGAATGACGTCGAAACCAAACTGTTCGGGCGCTTTGCCGACGACACCGCCTTCTACCCCGGCCACGGCAAGGACTCGACCCTCGGCGCCGAGCGGCCGCACCTGCAGGAGTGGCGCGAACGCGGTTGGTGACAACGCCGTCACACTCACCGGTGCGGAGACTGGGCCGATCAGCCGTTCGACGGTTCCTCCGTGCCGGCCCGCAGGAACGTGTCCAGCACCCGGAAGAAGCGGTAAGGCTCGTCCAGTTGAGGGAAGTGGCCAGCGTCGGGGAAGACTTCGATCTGACTTCTGGGCACTTCCTCGCGGACGTTCTCGGCGTGGTGCGCTGGAATCATCGTGTCTTTGCCGCCCCAGATGAGCATCGCTGGCAACGTTTCGAACCGCGGGAAATGCTGCTTGGCGCTGACGGTTTGCCCGCGCGGACCCACGACCGCGCGGACGGATGCGAGAAATGCGTCCCGGGTGGCCCTGTCTGCCACCGTTCCCAGCGAGCGCCACGTCTCGACAGCACTGCGGCTCGGCTGCACGGGCAGGCCCGTGCGACCCAACAATCCGAGAACGGCCTCGGTGTTCCGCCGGACCCAGCCGGACGCGAGGACGGGCAGCACAAACTCGCTTCCCGGTAACGTCGCCGCCTTGAGGTACGAGCTCACCTCGGGTCCGAGACCACCGCTGCTCACCAGGCACAGCCGTTCCACCCGCTCGGGAAAAAGGTACGCCATCTGCATGATGATCCCGCCGCCGAGCGAGTGGCCCACCAGAGGGGCCGAGGAGATCTCCAAGTGGTCCATGAGATCACGCACTGTCGCGGCGTGGGAACTGAGCGAATAGTCACCCCGTGGTTTGTCTGATTCGCCGTGGCCGAACAGGTCCGGCGCAATGACACGGTACTTCTCGGCCAGCATGTCGATCTGCGGACCCCACGACTCGTGTGAGCCGAGCAGTCCGTGCACGAGCACGACTGGTGGACCCTCACCGAGATCGACATATTTGAGGACATCCTGGTGAAAAACTGCGGACTCGAGTTCGTGTTGCGACATTGTCGCCCCTCCGTAGGTGTAGCCACCCAACGCAGCCCAACCTACAAGGGGGACCCGCTAACTCTCTACAACTGTGTCCGAGCAGGCACCATGAGGTCTCCCCCACGACGGCGTCAGGTCCGGCGAAGTGGGCGTTGCCCCCATGCCAACGCTGAGGACCGAGCGGAAGCCGTTCTTGATGCATTCGGTCATGACCGGCAGATCCGGTACCGACGCCGCGTCTGCGTTGATTCCCACACAGCAGGTACCGGTATGGGACATGAGTGTGACGTTGAGGGCGGTGCCGAGTGTCGGCCCGAAGGCGTAGTACCTCTCTATCTCCGCACCGGCGACATACATGGGCACAGGTGAACCGGGAACGTCGGAAGCCAGGAAGTCGACATGTTTGAAGACCGAGGCCAGGTAGCTGTTGGGGAGCAGGTTCAGTGCGCCGGCGATGGCGTTGGACAGCGGAAGCGCCGGGTCGTGGCCCGACATGCTGACGATCTCGCCCACGCGGTGCATCAGTTCGGCCGGGTCTGTCACGTTCGCGGGTAGCGCGACCCGGACCAGGGTGATTCGGTTGCCTCCCATCGGGTCGGATTCCGTGCGCATGCTGACCGGCACCATCACGCGCAGTTGTTCGACGGTCGAGTGATGCAATTCGTGGTACTCACGCACCCCCAGCAGTAACGCAGCGAGAAACGCGTCGTTGAGCGTGCTTCCGGCATGTCTCGACGCGCGATGCAGCGCCTCGAACGGAATATCGATCCCGGCGAAACGCCGCCCGAGGCTGCGTTCGGTCATGACGGGAGAGAGGGTGTTCGGGATCGGGCGCGCGAAACGAACGACCGCGGTGGCGGTAGTGGCAGCGGATTGCAACGCGCGGAACGGGTTCGCGATCGTGCTCCGCACCGTCGGAACGAGCGCGCCGATGCCCCTTCGTGCCAGGGCGACGCCCGTCTCCACATGCCATTGCAACGTGTCCGCGAGGGCGCTCACCACTGTCGGAGACGGCGCGGGAGGGAGCGGCCCTCGGTCGGTTCCCTCGCGGGCGAAATCGACGATCTCGCCCGCGATCTGGATTCCGCCGAGACCGTCCGTCAACGAATGATGGACCTTCAGAACCAGCGCCGCACGGCCGTCGTCGAGACCGACCAGAAGTGTGAACTGCCAGAGCGGCCGGTGGGCATCGAATGCCCCCATCCCACTTCGGCGCGCGACCTCGAGAACAGCTTCCAGGTCCGCCGGCGCGGGAAGCGCCAGGCGCCGCAGGTGCCACGACAGGTCGAAGTCGGGATCCACCTCCCAGTGCGGCGGGGCCAACCCGTACCCGACACGGACGAGCCTGTGCCGAAAGTTCGGAACCACCCTCGTCGCTCGGTCCATCATGGTGACGAAGCGATCCCAGTCCGGCGTCGTGTCGAGGATGACGACGGCCACGATCGTCGATCGCATGATCGGATCATGTTCCAGGTTCCAGGAGAAATAGTCCGACTGCGTCATGTGCGATTCGCGCGTGTCCGTCATGATGGTTCACCCTTGTGGCGTGTGCCGTGATGGTGGTTCAACCTCGAACCTAGCCATCCGCGGGTTCGCTCGGGTAGGGCCCTTTGGCTGCCCGTGCCGCAATCGGGTTGCCACCGTCACGAGACGCGGTCAAGATCGAAGAATCCCGTGAGATGCGCCGCAACCGGCGTAAGTTGATCCATCGACGGGATGTCCTTCCACGACGGGACGGAACGAAGCCTCCACCTCACCTGAATGCAGGCCATCGTTTCGTTGATCGACGGTATGGAGAGCAGGCGGCCATGCACAGGTCACCAGAGTTCGAGCGATGACGCGAGTCGCAATAGACCGCCGCCGATTCGATGCGGCGATCTTCGACCTCGACGGTGTCGTCATCGATGCCGTGGCACTCAGGCGGGCCATCCGGTCCGAGGTGAGCGCAGTGCCGGTACGCGATTCCACCATTGCACTGGTACGGCGGCTGCGCAGCGCAGGCGTCGGAACGGCCGTCGTCTCGGCGCGGCGCAACTGCGCGCAGATCCTGGACGCTGCGGGCATCGGCGACCTGTTCGACGTTCGAGTCGACGCCGCGGTGGCCGACGAACTGGGACTCCCTGACGTCCCCGACCCGGCCGTGCTGGTCGAGGCGACCCACCGGCTCGGCACTGCGCCCGCCCGGACCGTGGTCATCGATAACACGGAGCTCGGCGTCGCGGCCGGCAGACGTGGCGGTTTCGCGCTCGTGATCGGCGTCGACCAAGCGCACGACGGCGACGCGCTGCGCCGTGCCGGTGCCCACGTGGTGGTCGCGGACTCTGCCGACATCGACATTCCCACCAGCGACCACCGGATCTCGGAGCTCCCGCACGCACTGACATCGCGCCACCAATCGACCACCATCCTGCGCACTCGACGACCCGTGGTGTTCCTCGACTTCGACGGCACCCTCGCAAACATCGTCAACGATCCCGACGCGGCTGCGCTTGTCGACGGCATGTCAACCGAGCTCGCGCGTCTGGCTCGCAACTGTCGGCTTGCCGTGATCAGCGGCCGAGATCTCACAGACGTCCAGCGACGGGTCGGTGTGCCGGGAATCTGGTACGCAGGCAGCCACGGCTGCGAACTCCTCGGGCCTGACGGGGAGTTCCACCAGAACGACGCCGCGCTGGCGGCAGCACCGGACCTTGCGCGAGTCGCCGATTCCCTGAGGGAACGCCTCCGGGATGTTCCCGGAGTTCTGGTGGAACACAAGCGATTCGCCGTTGCCGTTCACCATCGCAACGTCGATCCGGACCGAGTAGAGGAGGTCGTCGCGGCGGTGTACGCGGCCGCGAACGGCGTGGATCGGATTCGGGTCACGAACGGGCGCAAGGTCACCGAGATCCGCCCGGATATCGATTGGGACAAGGGCCGAGCGCTGCTCTGGGTGCTTGATCGGATGGGCGATGTGGCGGATCTACTGCCGATCTACATCGGCGACGACCTCACCGACGAGGACGCGTTCGATGCCGTCGCAACAACGGGAGTCGGGATCGTGGTCCGCCACAGCGAGCAGGGCGATCGCCGGTCTACGGCGCAGTTCGCGGTCGACAGCCCCGACGAGGTCCGCGAACTTCTGCAACGGCTCGCCGATCTACTCGGAAGCGATCCCACGACCACACCGCCACCCGACGACCCGTGGACAGTGTTCTTCGAGGGTTACGATCCGCCTACCGAGAAGCTGCGTGAAGCGATCTGCACCGTCGGGAACGGCTACTTCGCCACCCGCGGCTGCACGCCCGAATCTCGGGCCGACGCCGTGCACTACCCGGGAACCTACGCGGCCGGGATCTTCAACCGACTACGCGACGAGATCGCGGGGAACACGATCGAGAACGAGAGCATGGTCAACCTGCCGAACTGGTTGCCCGTCACGTTCCGCACCGAGCGAGCCGCCTGGTTCGACATCGACTCGGCAGAATTGCTCGACTACCGGCAATACCTCGATCTTCGCCGGGCGGTTCTCACCCGGCGGTTCCGGATCCGCGACGAGGCCGGGCACGTCACTTCCGTCGTCCAGCGGAGATTCGTCGCGATGAACCTTCCGCATGCCTGCGCC
Protein-coding sequences here:
- the uvrA gene encoding excinuclease ABC subunit UvrA; this encodes MADRLIVQGAREHNLRGINLDLPRDSLIVFTGLSGSGKSSLAFDTIFAEGQRRYVESLSAYARQFLGQMDKPDVDFIEGLSPAVSIDQKSTNRNPRSTVGTITEVYDYLRLLYARAGSAHCPVCGEQIARQTPQQIVDQVLAMEDGTRFQVLAPVVRTRKGEFVDLFEQLNTQGYSRVRVDGVVHQLTNPPKLKKQEKHDIEVVVDRLTVKASSKQRLTDSVETALRLAEGIVVLDFVDREENAPDRERRFSEKLACPNSHPLSIDDLEPRSFSFNSPYGACPECTGLGIRKEVDPDLVVPDPDLSLEDGAIAPWSMGQSSEYFGRLLSGLGDIMGFDMTTPWSKLPAKARKAILEGSTEQVHVKYKNRYGRTRSYYAEFEGVMPFLHRRLEQTESEQMKERYDGYMRDIPCPACNGARLRPEILSVTIASEVYGKKSIAQVCELSIADCAAFLNSLTLGSREEAIAGQVLKEVQARLGFLLDVGLEYLSLARAAGTLSGGEAQRIRLATQIGSGLVGVLYVLDEPSIGLHQRDNRRLIETLTRLRDLGNTLIVVEHDEDTIRTSDWVVDIGPLAGEHGGRVVHSGTYKDLLTNKESLTGAYLSGRSTIDVPAVRRAVDRKRQVTVVGARENNLKGIDVSFPLGVLTSVTGVSGSGKSTLVNDILATVMANKLNGARQVPGRHTRINGLDQLDKLVQVDQSPIGRTPRSNAATYTGVFDKIRTLFAATTEAKVRGYQPGRFSFNVKGGRCEACSGDGTLKIEMNFLPDVYVPCEVCHGARYNRETLEVHYKGKTIAEVLDMPIEEAADFFEPVTSIHRYLKTLVEVGLGYVRLGQPAPTLSGGEAQRVKLAAELQKRSTGRTVYVLDEPTTGLHFEDIRKLLKVVNGLVDKGNSVIVIEHNLDVIKTSDWIVDMGPEGGSGGGTVVAEGTPEEIAAVAESYTGRFLKEVLVAPSAGGNGAAVGAAPARKAATPRKRVKKAAAAVG
- a CDS encoding MBL fold metallo-hydrolase, with the translated sequence MEQQHITIDDNYTGDLSGTAGAQRRTVPGATIIKMSVGPMDNNTYLLTCAATGSSLLIDAANDAPRILQLIGEQTSRLELLVTTHQHHDHWFALAEVADETGVPTAAHPLDSEVLSVTPARHLTDGDTVTVGDLTLEVIHLDGHTPGGITLALTEKTEHGRVHLFTGDSLFPGGVGKTPDAERFTSLMNDVETKLFGRFADDTAFYPGHGKDSTLGAERPHLQEWRERGW
- a CDS encoding alpha/beta fold hydrolase, yielding MSQHELESAVFHQDVLKYVDLGEGPPVVLVHGLLGSHESWGPQIDMLAEKYRVIAPDLFGHGESDKPRGDYSLSSHAATVRDLMDHLEISSAPLVGHSLGGGIIMQMAYLFPERVERLCLVSSGGLGPEVSSYLKAATLPGSEFVLPVLASGWVRRNTEAVLGLLGRTGLPVQPSRSAVETWRSLGTVADRATRDAFLASVRAVVGPRGQTVSAKQHFPRFETLPAMLIWGGKDTMIPAHHAENVREEVPRSQIEVFPDAGHFPQLDEPYRFFRVLDTFLRAGTEEPSNG
- a CDS encoding wax ester/triacylglycerol synthase domain-containing protein; translation: MTDTRESHMTQSDYFSWNLEHDPIMRSTIVAVVILDTTPDWDRFVTMMDRATRVVPNFRHRLVRVGYGLAPPHWEVDPDFDLSWHLRRLALPAPADLEAVLEVARRSGMGAFDAHRPLWQFTLLVGLDDGRAALVLKVHHSLTDGLGGIQIAGEIVDFAREGTDRGPLPPAPSPTVVSALADTLQWHVETGVALARRGIGALVPTVRSTIANPFRALQSAATTATAVVRFARPIPNTLSPVMTERSLGRRFAGIDIPFEALHRASRHAGSTLNDAFLAALLLGVREYHELHHSTVEQLRVMVPVSMRTESDPMGGNRITLVRVALPANVTDPAELMHRVGEIVSMSGHDPALPLSNAIAGALNLLPNSYLASVFKHVDFLASDVPGSPVPMYVAGAEIERYYAFGPTLGTALNVTLMSHTGTCCVGINADAASVPDLPVMTECIKNGFRSVLSVGMGATPTSPDLTPSWGRPHGACSDTVVES